From the genome of bacterium:
TAATATCGGGCTTAACCCCGTAGTGATTGACCGCAAACATAGCGCCCGTTCGTCCAAGACCAGTTTGAACTTCATCTACTATTAGAAGAGCGCCTTTATCAGTGCAGATTTGGCGCAGGTCAATAAGGTAATTATCTGAGGGGATAATAATGCCGCCCTCGCCCTGGATAGGCTCGATAATTACTCCAGCGGTATCATCATCGATAACCTCTTGCATAGCAGCAATATCATCGTAAGGCACGTGGACAAACTCTTCAATAAGCGGCAAGAACGCATCTTTGAACTTCGCACGGCCAGTGGCAGAAAGAGCACCCATTGTCTTACCGTGAAAACCACCCATTGTGGATACGAACTTGCGTCTCCCTGTAGCCTTTCGGGCAATCTTAAGCGCGCCTTCGACGGCTTCAGTGCCGCTATTGCAGAGGAAACTATATTGTAAATCTCCAGGTGCGACTTCGGCCAGCTTTTCGCATAGGTCGGCCAAGGGTTTATTAAAGAAAAGTTTACTGGCAAGAGGCATCTTTTCGAGTTGGGCTTTGACTGCCTCCACTACCTTGGGATGACGATGCCCCAAGCTAAAAACACCATAACCGCCTAAACAATCGAGATAGGGATTACCATCTGCATCATAAATATAACAGCCCTCAGCAGTCCACTCCACCCCTAATCCTGCAAACTTCAGCATTTTTGCTAAGCCTGGATTGTGATAGTCCTCATACTTTTGGGCGACTTCTTCAATTAGCTCTTCTTGATTATCTGGATACATGCTTGTCACGCTCCTTGTGGCCAAATTATACCCTTACCGCTTTAACAGGCAAGATACTGCATCTTTATAACAACCAAACCTACCCATTTTCATATTAGCCAATATCAAGATTAGTAGCCAAAAGCGAGGACAGTCTGGAAGGTATTGGAGTGGATTGCTTCAACACAATCAGTCCGAAATGACACGGAGGGGATATGCTTTTAGCCTACTAAACTTGCGTATCAGGCGAAGAGGTGATATCTTTATCTACTTTTGCTGCAGAGTTGTTCAGAATGAACTCTCCGAGTACAGCGCCTAAAATGCCCCCTATCGCAGTGAAAAGTAAGCTGTGCAGGGGCCATCTACCTAGCCAGCATCCAAATACAAACCAAAACGGGATCATGACGATTACGGTACACAAGCCGATAATAAGCGCTTGCGCTAACCTCTCGCTGAATTTCTGAGGGAGGAAAAGAACGAAGAAGC
Proteins encoded in this window:
- a CDS encoding aspartate aminotransferase family protein, giving the protein MYPDNQEELIEEVAQKYEDYHNPGLAKMLKFAGLGVEWTAEGCYIYDADGNPYLDCLGGYGVFSLGHRHPKVVEAVKAQLEKMPLASKLFFNKPLADLCEKLAEVAPGDLQYSFLCNSGTEAVEGALKIARKATGRRKFVSTMGGFHGKTMGALSATGRAKFKDAFLPLIEEFVHVPYDDIAAMQEVIDDDTAGVIIEPIQGEGGIIIPSDNYLIDLRQICTDKGALLIVDEVQTGLGRTGAMFAVNHYGVKPDIMTLAKALGGGVIPTGAFMATTDIWEKGFGDNPLVHTSTFGGNPLACQAALATIRVIQEEGLIENAKARGQQMLEGLKQVQQRHSQTLCSVRGRGLMIGVEFVQDDVGELVIAGLVKRGVIAAYTLNNPRVMRFEPPLIINEMQVNHAVNIFDEAVAETVEILASLE